One Bos indicus isolate NIAB-ARS_2022 breed Sahiwal x Tharparkar chromosome 10, NIAB-ARS_B.indTharparkar_mat_pri_1.0, whole genome shotgun sequence DNA window includes the following coding sequences:
- the CDO1 gene encoding cysteine dioxygenase type 1: MERTEVLKPRTLADLIRVLHQLFAGEEINVEEVHAVMEAYESNPAEWAVYAKFDQYRYTRNLVDQGNGKFNLMILCWGEGHGSSIHDHTDSHCFLKMLQGNLKETLFAWPDKKSNEMIKKSERILRENQCAYINDSIGLHRVENISHTEPAVSLHLYSPPFDTCHAFDQRTGHKNKVIMTFHSKFGIKTPFTTSGSLENN, from the exons ATGGAGCGGACCGAGGTGCTAAAGCCCCGCACCCTGGCCGATCTGATCCGCGTCCTGCACCAGCTCTTCGCCGGCGAGGAGATCAACGTGGAGGAAGTGCATGCCGTCATGGAAGCCTATGAGAGCAATCCCGCCGAGTGGGCAGTGTACGCCAAGTTCGACCAGTACAG GTATACTCGAAATCTTGTGGATCAAGGAAATGGAAAGTTTAATCTCATGATTCTATGCTGGGGTGAAGGACATGGCAG CAGTATCCATGATCACACCGACTCCCACTGCTTTCTGAAGATGCTGCAGGGAAATCTAAAGGAGACATTGTTTGCCTGGCCTGACAAGAAATCCAATGAGATGATCAAGAAGTCTGAAAGAATCTTGAGGGAAAACCAGTGTGCCTACATCAATG ATTCCATTGGCTTACATCGAGTAGAGAATATTAGCCATACAGAGCCTGCCGTGAGCCTTCACTTGTATAGTCCGCCTTTTGACACATGCCACGCCTTTGATCAAAGAACAGGACATAAAAACAAAGTCATCATGACATTCCATAGCAAATTTGGAATCAAGACTCCATTT aCAACTTCAGGATCCCTGGAGAACAACTAA